CGCGGAGGAATAGACAGCGTCTCGCGCTGGTTGGCCTTTCTGGGATAGGCAAAATGGTACCTGTATGGTCTGGTATGGGCTAGGGTGGGGGACCAGAGGGAACCATCATCGAGAGCAAGAGGCTCTTTCGGAGCTAGGCAATGGGCAGACAGGGAGAAAAGAGAAACCTCGTCGCCGCGAGTCGGGACGATGAATCCTCGCCGGATTTGGCGGTCGTCGGTGACTTCGAGGCAAGCGCCGCGCTCGAGTCCGAAGCCGAGGAGCCGCCAACGGAAGCGGCGCCGTCGCCTGAGCCGGGGGTCGCCCAGGCCCCCAGCCGTGTCGCGACACCCGCCTCGGAGAACTTCCTTGGACGATATTTCAAGGAGATGTCATCGCTTTCCGTGTTGAAACCTGAGGAGGAGCTTGAGGCCGCGCGGCGTATCGAGCACCTCGAGGTCGATCTCTGGGCCCATATCCTCAGCTGCCCCCTGGTCGTCGAGTCGGTGCTCGCGGCCGTCGAAGAGGCCCAGGCGCCCGGTGTTCAGATCGAAGGCGCCGTGGCGCTCCGCAGGGCCGCGCGAGCAGCCCGTGCCCCCGCCGTCTCGACGCTGGCGCGGCGGCGCTATGGCGACCTCGCCTACGCCGTCGGGCGGCGGCTGCACGACAGTGACGTCGATCGCCAGCTGCTCTTCGCCGTGCTCGCCGCGCTGCAGCAGGAGGCAGCACCGAGGGGCGCGAGCGCGCGGCCGCGGGCGCGCGGCGCAAGCCGCAGCAAGGCGCCACCGCGGGCGGTGCAAAACTACCTGCGCGAGGTCGACGACAAGTTCTCGCGCTCACAGCGGGCCCGCAACGAATTCGTCAAGGCCAACCTGCGTCTCGTCGTCAGCATCGCGCGTCGCTTCAACTATGGGCGGATGCCGCTGGGGGACCTGATCCAGGAAGGAAACATGGGGCTCATCAAGGCGGTGGAGCGCTTCGACTACCGGCGCGGCTACCGCTTCAGTACCTACGCGAGCTGGTGGATCCGCCACGCGATCAGTCGCGCGCTGGCCGATAAGGGGCGGGCGGTCCGCTTGCCCGTCCACATGGTCGATGCGCACCACAAGGTTTCGCGCACGCGGCGCGAGCTCAGCAGCAAACTGGGGCGGCAGCCGACGAGCGAGGAGATCGCGAAGGAGTCGGGAATCGCCTTCGATAAGGTCAGTCGGCTCGACAGCTATCTGATGGACCAGCCGGTGTCGCTCGACCGCGAGATCGGCGGTGACGACGGCAGGAAGTTCATCGACCTGATCCAGGACGAGGATGCGGTGTCGCCCTCGGAGAGCGTGATGCTGCAGACGATGAGCGCCCGCGTGCTCGAGCTGCTCAAGGAGCTCAAACCGATCGAGGCCGATATCCTGCGCCGCCGCTTCGGGTTGCTCGATGACCGGGAGCTGA
The Pseudomonadota bacterium DNA segment above includes these coding regions:
- a CDS encoding sigma-70 family RNA polymerase sigma factor — translated: MSSLSVLKPEEELEAARRIEHLEVDLWAHILSCPLVVESVLAAVEEAQAPGVQIEGAVALRRAARAARAPAVSTLARRRYGDLAYAVGRRLHDSDVDRQLLFAVLAALQQEAAPRGASARPRARGASRSKAPPRAVQNYLREVDDKFSRSQRARNEFVKANLRLVVSIARRFNYGRMPLGDLIQEGNMGLIKAVERFDYRRGYRFSTYASWWIRHAISRALADKGRAVRLPVHMVDAHHKVSRTRRELSSKLGRQPTSEEIAKESGIAFDKVSRLDSYLMDQPVSLDREIGGDDGRKFIDLIQDEDAVSPSESVMLQTMSARVLELLKELKPIEADILRRRFGLLDDRELTLKEIGEDYKLSRERIRQLQEQALGKIRVALERQDLC